One window of the Vigna radiata var. radiata cultivar VC1973A chromosome 1, Vradiata_ver6, whole genome shotgun sequence genome contains the following:
- the LOC106758342 gene encoding uncharacterized protein LOC106758342, translating into MSAGSSRASSNEASPYGSPSRKFDLMKALQQMQHQLDAISKRLDTEAKAKGKQPHGHDHGSAKKKQESRIVNVYLPLPKLHLPPMDQGLTLPKLNFPTFTGEAEPSIFLDWIAKVEHIFDLYSVEGHLRAKLVCLALEGYAKQWLRRRNLTMTSPTSTWEHFRDILYEHFVPSYYHRDLLIKLQRLTQDRQSVKEYARELEVLLHRTNLKENNHEKIVRFISGLNSNIQDIIEFHDDETLDVVVHRAMKVEKKLLKKEAYHNKFFKSSRDVFYKSSSSKDKTTDVSKEAINKASSNHSSSPPKSPSRPSHIKCFKCLGHGHIASACLNKRAMCIRGEEVVTDDSPPSSPSHISHSPSSSWEDEYKVPFDGNLLVIRRLLGQVHKDCDTTQRENIFHTRCLIASRVCSMIIDEGSCTNVASSRIVEKLKLPTIAYAKPYKLQWLSEEGEILVNKQVHISFSIGKYQDEVLCDVVPMEATHILLGRPWQFDRNVQHDDLTNRMSFTYQGHKVVLKPLTPKEIHEDHLIMKFKRGEKKEKVKLNCLISHIEVNI; encoded by the exons ATGTCCGCAGGTTCAAGCCGTGCTTCCTCCAATGAAGCTAGTCCCTATGGAAGCCCTTCTAGaaaatttgatttgatgaaGGCCTTACAACAAATGCAACACCAACTTGATGCCATTAGCAAACGGCTGGACACGGAGGCAAAGGCCAAAGGAAAGCAACCTCATGGTCATGATCATGGTTCCGCCAAAAAGAAGCAAGAATCTAGAATCGTAAATGTATATCTTCCCTTACCAAAGTTGCACTTGCCACCTATGGATCAAGGCCTTACACTACCAAAGTTGAACTTTCCTACTTTCACAGGGGAAGCCGAGCCATCTATTTTTTTAGATTGGATAGCTAAAGTAGAGCACATTTTTGACTTGTATAGTGTAGAAGGACATTTGCGTGCAAAGTTAGTTTGTTTAGCTTTAGAGGGATACGCCAAACAATGGCTACGCAGGAGAAACTTAACCATGACCTCACCCACGAGTACATGGGAACATTTCAGGGACATTTTGTACGAACATTTCGTACCTTCATACTACCATAGGGACCTCTTGATTAAGCTCCAACGGCTTACTCAAGATAGACAAAGTGTGAAGGAGTATGCTCGTGAGCTCGAAGTGCTCCTACATCGTACTaaccttaaagaaaataatcatgaaaaaatagttagatttaTTAGTGGACTTAATAGCAACATCCAAGATATAATTGAATTCCATGATGATGAGACTTTAGATGTAGTGGTTCATAGAGCCATGAAAGTAGAGAAGAAACTCTTGAAAAAAGAAGCTTATcacaacaaatttttcaaatcttcaaGAGATGTTTTCTAcaaatcttcatcatcaaagGATAAAACAACGGATGTTTCTAAGGAGGCCATTAACAAAGCTTCTTCTAACCATTCCTCCTCCCCACCTAAATCTCCTTCTAGACCAAgtcacattaaatgttttaagtgCTTAGGTCATGGTCACATTGCATCTGCATGCCTAAACAAGAGGGCAATGTGCATTCGAGGAGAAGAGGTTGTCACCGATGACTCTCCTCCTTCTTCACCTTCACACATTTCTCACTCTCCTTCCTCCTCTTGGGAAGATGAGTACAAGGTTCCATTTGATGGCAACCTACTAGTTATAAGACGTCTCTTGGGTCAAGTCCACAAGGACTGTGACACAactcaaagagaaaatatttttcacactaGATGTCTTATAGCTAGCAGGGTTTGCTCCATGATCATAGACGAGGGAAGTTGCACTAATGTGGCTAGCTCACGCATAGTGGAAAAGCTCAAGCTACCCACTATTGCGTATGCCAAGCCTTACAAACTTCAATGGTTAAGTGAGGAGGGTGAAATCTTGGTAAATAAGCAAGTCCATATTTCCTTTTCCATTGGCAAATACCAAGATGAGgttctttgtgatgttgtaCCCATGGAAGCAACTCATATTTTATTaggaagaccatggcaatttgatagaAATGTTCAACATGATGATCTTACTAATAGAATGTCTTTTACTTACCAAGGGCACAAGGTTGTCTTAAAACCTCTAACTCCAAAAGAAATACATGAGGACCACCTCATCATGAAGTTCAAGAGAGGTGAAAAAAAGGAGAAGGTCAAGCTTAATTGTCTCATTTCTCATATAGAG GTTAacatttga